One Brassica napus cultivar Da-Ae chromosome C2, Da-Ae, whole genome shotgun sequence DNA window includes the following coding sequences:
- the LOC111202685 gene encoding uncharacterized protein LOC111202685, with protein MRIMWKFIMVMCFIALVGSRGSSAARLAIWMMDKEDVGRGFALRNKLQRGPVPPSQPSQCHHRLSPLSRSEVYYPQYVTCP; from the coding sequence ATGAGGATCATGTGGAAGTTCATTATGGTGATGTGTTTTATTGCTTTAGTCGGATCAAGAGGAAGCTCTGCGGCGAGGTTGGCGATATGGATGATGGATAAAGAAGATGTGGGAAGAGGGTTTGCTTTGCGAAACAAGCTCCAACGAGGTCCAGTTCCTCCTTCACAACCTTCCCAATGCCACCATAGACTCAGCCCTCTTTCTCGTTCGGAGGTTTATTATCCACAATATGTTACATGTCCTTGA
- the LOC106437949 gene encoding nicotinate-nucleotide pyrophosphorylase [carboxylating], chloroplastic has translation MISVSRLLSPRFYAIQQRSVVKMSASATQTAGGVSHGSMAIKPPSHPTYDLKAVIELALAEDAGDTGDVTCMATIPFDMEVEAYFLAKEDGIVAGIALAEMIFEQVDPSLKVEWMRKDGDYVHKGLKFGKVTGNAHKIVVAERVVLNFMQRMSGIATLTKLMADAAYPARILETRKTAPGLRLVDKWAVLIGGGKNHRMGLFDMVMIKDNHISAAGGIINAIKSVDEYLTLKNLDMDVEVETRTLEEVREVLEYVSGSKTRVSRIMLDNMVVPLENGDVDVTMLKDAVELISGRVETEASGNVTIETVHKIGQSGVTFISSGALTHSVKALDISLKIDTELALEVGRRTKRA, from the exons ATGATCTCTGTCTCCCGGTTGCTGTCGCCTCGATTCTACGCTATTCAACAAAG GAGCGTCGTGAAAATGTCTGCTTCTGCGACTCAAACGGCCGGAGGAGTCTCTCACGGGTCAATGGCGATAAAGCCTCCTTCACATCCTACTTACGATTTGAAAGCAGTTATCGAACTAGCTCTAGCTGAAGATGCTGGTGACACAG GAGATGTGACGTGTATGGCTACGATACCGTTTGATATGGAGGTGGAAGCTTATTTCTTGGCGAAAGAAGATGGGATTGTTGCTGGAATTGCTCTTGCTGAGATGATCTTTGAGCAAGTTGATCCTTCTTTGAAG GTGGAGTGGATGCGGAAGGATGGAGATTATGTTCATAAAGGGTTAAAGTTTGGGAAAGTAACAGGGAATGCTCATAAGATTGTTGTTGCTGAacgagttgtgctcaactttaTGCAGAGGATGAGCGGCATCGCCACCCTTACCAAG TTAATGGCGGATGCAGCATACCCTGCACGTATACTGGAGACAAGAAAAACTGCTCCTGGTTTGCGATTGGTAGACAAATGGGCG GTGCTGATTGGTGGAGGCAAGAATCATAGGATGGGACTATTTGACATGGTGATGATAAAAGACAACCATATCTCAGCTGCAGGAGGTATAATAAATGCTATTAAATCTGTGGACGAGTATCTAACGCTAAAGAATCTCGATATGGATGTGGAG GTGGAGACACGGACGCTTGAGGAAGTGAGGGAAGTGTTAGAGTATGTGAGTGGGTCCAAGACTAGGGTGTCGAGAATAATGCTGGACAATATGGTAGTACCGTTAGAGAATGGAGACGTTGATGTCACCATGCTTAAAGATGCGGTGGAGCTAATCAGTGGGAGAGTCGAGACAGAG GCTTCAGGAAACGTTACGATTGAGACAGTACACAAGATTGGACAAAGTGGAGTTACATTCATTAGCAGTGGAGCTCTGACTCATTCGGTTAAAGCGTTGGATATCTCACTGAAGATTGATACAGAGTTGGCTCTTGAGGTCGGAAGAAGGACTAAACGAGCCTAG
- the LOC125581967 gene encoding uncharacterized protein At1g66480-like: MGNSLGGKKTTKVMKIDGETFKLKTPVTAEEVLKDFPGHVLLESESVKHYGARAKPLEMKQMLEAKRLYFVVEPVKECPPRRVRSGIHMSAKERLENLMLARRSSSDLSILKPAGEWSKTEEKEGGAVRVKLRIPRAELERLVKEGATEAEATQKIAALYMAKHSRSEATQNTLQRREDGGDEPTAAIDTATTAATRGVKSRPKRVSFMAERGGNEITVA; the protein is encoded by the exons ATGGGTAACAGTCTAGGCGGGAAGAAAACGACCAAAGTCATGAAAATAGACGGCGAGACTTTTAAACTGAAAACTCCAGTGACGGCGGAGGAAGTCTTGAAAGACTTTCCCGGCCACGTTTTGTTAGAGTCGGAGTCCGTCAAGCACTACGGTGCTCGAGCCAAACCACTTGAG ATGAAGCAGATGTTGGAGGCAAAGCGGCTGTACTTCGTGGTGGAGCCGGTGAAGGAATGTCCACCGAGAAGGGTAAGATCGGGAATACACATGAGTGCCAAGGAGAGGCTTGAGAACCTCATGCTTGCAAGGAGATCATCTTCCGATCTCTCCATACTCAAACCGGCAGGAGAATGGTCGAAGACGGAGGAGAAAGAAGGAGGAGCGGTGAGGGTGAAGCTGAGGATTCCAAGGGCTGAGCTGGAAAGACTCGTTAAGGAAGGTGCCACAGAGGCTGAGGCCACTCAGAAGATTGCTGCTCTCTATATGGCTAAACACAGCCGCAGCGAAGCAACTCAGAACACGCTACAACGTCGTGAGGATGGAGGAGACGAGCCTACCGCCGCCATAGACACAGCCACAACCGCCGCCACGAGAGGAGTCAAATCTCGTCCG AAACGAGTGAGTTTCATGGCGGAAAGAGGAGGAAACGAGATCACCGTTGCTTGA